In Pseudonocardia cypriaca, a single genomic region encodes these proteins:
- a CDS encoding ArsR/SmtB family transcription factor has protein sequence MAATVQQRLATISEPNRFRIVELLKDGPQPVGGIVDALGLGQPQVSRHLRLLAEAGVVEVTKRAQQRIYRLHPDAMHVISDWVQGFAALWAERMDRLGSLLDDDRAPEPNP, from the coding sequence ATGGCCGCCACCGTGCAGCAGCGACTGGCGACGATCTCGGAGCCGAACCGGTTCCGGATCGTCGAGCTGCTGAAGGACGGGCCGCAGCCGGTCGGCGGCATCGTCGATGCGCTCGGCCTGGGCCAGCCGCAGGTGTCCCGACACCTGCGGCTGCTCGCGGAGGCGGGCGTGGTCGAGGTGACCAAACGGGCCCAGCAGCGGATCTACCGGCTGCACCCCGATGCGATGCATGTGATCAGCGACTGGGTGCAGGGCTTCGCAGCTCTGTGGGCGGAACGGATGGATCGCCTCGGCTCCCTCCTCGACGACGACCGTGCACCCGAGCCGAACCCGTGA
- a CDS encoding acetylornithine transaminase — protein MSENLTQRWQAAMMDNYGTPPLTLVRGSGAEVWDAEGNRYLDLVGGIAVNALGHAHPAVVEAVTRQLQTLGHACNFYITEPPLELAEKLLELIGAPGRVYFCNSGTEANEAAFKMARRTGRSKIIACENAFHGRTMGALALTGQEPKRAPFYPLTPGVEHVPFGDVAALDAAVDADTAAVFLEPILGEAGAITPPDGYLQAARRITAERGALLVLDEVQTGIGRTGSWFAFQQAGVVPDVITLAKGLAGGMPIGACIGLGAAGELFGPGQHGSTFGGNPVCAAAALAVLRTIAEDGLLEHVTLIGKEIATSIEAMGHPLVRDISGAGLLIGIGLHEPVSAAVATAARAGGFLVNNAVPDRVRLVPPLVLTEAQAHEFLAAFPTFLDAGHA, from the coding sequence GTGAGCGAGAACCTGACACAGCGGTGGCAGGCCGCGATGATGGACAACTACGGCACCCCGCCGCTCACGCTCGTGCGCGGCAGCGGCGCCGAGGTGTGGGACGCCGAGGGCAACCGCTACCTCGACCTGGTCGGCGGCATCGCGGTCAACGCGCTCGGCCACGCCCACCCGGCCGTCGTCGAGGCGGTCACCCGGCAGCTGCAGACGCTTGGCCACGCGTGCAACTTCTACATCACCGAGCCGCCCCTCGAGCTGGCCGAGAAGCTGCTCGAGCTGATCGGCGCTCCCGGCCGGGTGTACTTCTGCAACTCCGGCACCGAGGCGAACGAGGCCGCGTTCAAGATGGCCCGCCGCACCGGCCGATCGAAGATCATCGCCTGCGAGAACGCCTTCCACGGCCGCACGATGGGCGCGCTGGCCCTCACCGGCCAGGAGCCCAAGCGCGCGCCGTTCTACCCGTTGACGCCGGGCGTCGAGCACGTCCCGTTCGGGGACGTGGCCGCGCTCGACGCGGCGGTCGACGCCGACACGGCCGCCGTGTTCCTCGAGCCGATCCTCGGCGAGGCAGGCGCGATCACCCCGCCCGATGGCTACCTGCAGGCCGCCCGCCGCATCACCGCCGAGCGCGGCGCCCTGCTCGTGCTCGACGAGGTGCAGACCGGCATCGGCCGCACCGGATCCTGGTTCGCGTTCCAGCAGGCCGGCGTGGTGCCAGACGTCATCACGCTGGCGAAGGGGCTCGCGGGCGGGATGCCGATCGGCGCCTGCATCGGGCTCGGCGCGGCGGGGGAGCTGTTCGGCCCCGGCCAGCACGGCAGCACGTTCGGGGGCAACCCGGTGTGCGCGGCCGCCGCGCTGGCCGTGCTGCGCACGATCGCCGAGGACGGTCTGCTGGAGCACGTCACGCTCATCGGCAAGGAGATCGCGACCTCGATCGAGGCGATGGGCCACCCGCTCGTGCGCGACATCAGCGGCGCGGGCCTGCTGATCGGCATCGGGCTGCACGAGCCGGTGTCGGCCGCCGTGGCCACCGCCGCCCGCGCGGGCGGGTTCCTCGTCAACAACGCGGTGCCGGACCGGGTCCGGCTGGTGCCGCCGCTCGTCCTCACCGAGGCCCAGGCCCACGAGTTCCTCGCCGCCTTCCCGACGTTCCTGGACGCCGGACATGCCTAG
- a CDS encoding DinB family protein, giving the protein MTSTQEAPVMTTTALTGERADILETLTVHRQFLRHTVQGLTDDQARQRSTASELTLGGLIKHVAEVEKGWADFVVDGPESMGGGTDWSEPTPEQIEQFRAGFQLLPDETLDGVLARYEEVARRTDELVATVDLDLSHPLPEAPWFPKGVRRSARRAFLHIVAETAQHAGHADIIRESLDGQKTMG; this is encoded by the coding sequence ATGACCAGCACCCAGGAGGCCCCTGTCATGACCACCACCGCGCTGACCGGAGAGCGTGCCGACATCCTGGAGACCCTCACGGTGCACCGGCAGTTCCTGCGCCACACCGTCCAGGGCCTCACCGACGACCAGGCCCGGCAGCGCAGCACGGCGAGCGAGCTGACCCTCGGCGGGCTGATCAAGCACGTGGCGGAGGTCGAGAAGGGGTGGGCGGACTTCGTCGTGGACGGGCCCGAGTCGATGGGCGGTGGCACCGACTGGAGCGAGCCGACCCCGGAGCAGATCGAGCAGTTCCGGGCGGGTTTCCAGCTGCTCCCCGACGAGACCCTCGACGGCGTCCTCGCCCGCTACGAGGAGGTCGCCCGGCGCACCGACGAGCTCGTGGCCACCGTCGACCTGGACCTCTCCCACCCACTCCCCGAGGCGCCGTGGTTCCCCAAGGGCGTCCGGCGTTCGGCCCGGCGGGCGTTCCTGCACATCGTCGCCGAGACGGCCCAGCACGCCGGGCACGCCGACATCATCCGCGAGTCCCTCGACGGCCAGAAGACGATGGGGTAG
- a CDS encoding alpha/beta fold hydrolase: MPDGIVIDRTNNTVHISRTYAAGVDRAWWAWTDAEAIPRWWGPQGWMATVYEMDVRPGGRWRFQIAPVDGSAAAVRSVATYKVVVPRAELAYDDAFADEAWRPDGTDTFPTTVTFAAAGTGCTVDVAASFPDGAALQRAVELQMTDGYAEALDRLGSVLDTQDNPAGGEQTMSTLTSADGTTIAYEQTGSGPAIIVVSNVAEDHTSVAGLVTALAKDFTVISFDRRGRGASGDPQPYDPAREIDDISALIDVLGGSAALTSGSGGCGLALDAASALGDKVSGLYLYEPPFIVDGSRPPVPADSVEHLEALVAAGKRSEASEYFMTEVVGVPAEYLPMMKADPSWAEMAAYAHTYAYDGRIWRGLQDGTPLPTDRWTIDAPIAVAVGGNGEAFMRTGAEALAAILPNVTVLTLAGHDHSAFWTAPEPVAEQARTFLLG; the protein is encoded by the coding sequence GTGCCCGACGGCATCGTGATCGACAGGACGAACAACACCGTCCACATCAGCCGCACCTACGCCGCCGGCGTCGACCGCGCCTGGTGGGCGTGGACCGACGCCGAGGCGATCCCTCGCTGGTGGGGGCCGCAGGGCTGGATGGCCACCGTGTACGAGATGGACGTGCGGCCCGGCGGCCGCTGGCGGTTCCAGATCGCGCCGGTGGACGGCTCGGCAGCTGCGGTCCGCAGTGTCGCCACCTACAAGGTGGTCGTTCCGCGTGCCGAACTGGCCTACGACGACGCGTTCGCCGACGAGGCATGGCGGCCCGATGGCACCGACACCTTCCCCACCACGGTCACCTTCGCCGCTGCCGGCACCGGCTGCACCGTCGACGTCGCGGCGAGCTTCCCCGACGGCGCAGCGCTGCAACGGGCCGTCGAGCTGCAGATGACCGATGGCTACGCCGAGGCGCTCGACCGGCTCGGCAGCGTGCTGGACACCCAGGACAACCCCGCTGGAGGAGAACAGACCATGTCCACCCTCACCTCGGCCGACGGCACCACGATCGCCTACGAGCAGACCGGTTCGGGCCCCGCGATCATCGTGGTCAGCAACGTCGCGGAGGACCACACCAGCGTCGCGGGCCTGGTCACCGCGTTGGCCAAGGACTTCACCGTGATCAGCTTCGATCGTCGCGGCCGCGGCGCCAGCGGTGACCCGCAGCCCTACGACCCGGCACGCGAGATCGACGACATCTCGGCACTGATCGACGTCCTCGGCGGTTCTGCGGCCCTGACCAGCGGGTCCGGCGGATGTGGGCTCGCACTGGATGCGGCCAGCGCACTGGGCGACAAGGTCAGCGGCCTCTACCTCTACGAGCCTCCGTTCATCGTCGACGGCTCCCGACCGCCCGTCCCTGCCGACTCCGTCGAGCACCTGGAAGCGCTGGTCGCGGCCGGCAAGCGCAGCGAGGCCAGCGAGTACTTCATGACCGAGGTGGTCGGTGTCCCCGCCGAGTACCTCCCGATGATGAAGGCGGACCCGTCGTGGGCGGAGATGGCGGCCTATGCCCACACCTACGCCTACGACGGCCGGATCTGGCGCGGCCTCCAGGACGGCACGCCACTGCCCACCGACCGCTGGACCATCGACGCGCCGATCGCCGTCGCCGTCGGCGGCAACGGTGAGGCGTTCATGCGCACCGGCGCCGAGGCGCTGGCCGCGATCTTGCCGAACGTCACCGTGCTGACCTTGGCAGGCCACGACCACTCCGCGTTCTGGACGGCCCCCGAGCCCGTCGCCGAACAGGCCCGCACGTTCCTGCTCGGCTGA
- the argB gene encoding acetylglutamate kinase: MRTPLEARLERAGEKAGVLAEALPWLQRFHDKIVVVKYGGNAMIDEDLKQAFAQDMVFLRLAGIHPVAVHGGGPQITAMLDRLGLPGEFRGGLRVTTPETIDVVRMVLVGQVGRELVGLINQHGPYAVGLSGEDAKLFTAEKRTALVDGEAVDIGLVGDVVHVNPDAVLDIVSAGRIPVVAGVAPDVDGTVYNINADSAAAALASALGAAKLVVLTDVAGLFANYPDPESVISALTADELEPMLPGLASGMAPKMEACLRAVRGGVPQAHVIDGRMPHSVLLEVFTSEGVGTMVTP; the protein is encoded by the coding sequence GTGCGTACTCCTCTTGAGGCCCGGCTGGAGCGCGCAGGCGAGAAGGCGGGGGTCCTCGCCGAGGCGCTGCCGTGGCTGCAGCGGTTCCACGACAAGATCGTCGTCGTCAAGTACGGCGGCAACGCGATGATCGACGAGGACCTCAAGCAGGCCTTCGCCCAGGACATGGTGTTCCTGCGGCTCGCCGGCATCCACCCCGTCGCGGTGCACGGCGGCGGCCCGCAGATCACCGCGATGCTCGACCGCCTCGGGCTGCCGGGCGAGTTCCGCGGCGGCCTGCGCGTCACCACGCCGGAGACGATCGACGTCGTCCGGATGGTGCTGGTCGGGCAGGTCGGGCGGGAGCTTGTCGGGCTGATCAACCAGCACGGGCCGTACGCCGTCGGCCTGTCCGGCGAGGACGCCAAGCTCTTCACGGCCGAGAAGCGCACCGCGCTCGTCGACGGTGAGGCGGTGGACATCGGGCTCGTCGGCGACGTCGTGCACGTCAACCCGGACGCGGTGCTCGACATCGTCAGCGCGGGGCGGATCCCGGTGGTCGCGGGCGTCGCCCCGGACGTCGACGGCACCGTCTACAACATCAACGCCGACAGCGCGGCCGCCGCGCTGGCGTCGGCGCTCGGCGCGGCGAAGCTCGTCGTGCTCACCGACGTGGCGGGGCTGTTCGCGAACTACCCCGACCCGGAGTCGGTGATCAGCGCCCTCACCGCCGACGAGCTGGAGCCGATGCTGCCCGGCCTGGCGAGCGGGATGGCGCCCAAGATGGAGGCCTGCCTCCGGGCGGTGCGCGGTGGCGTGCCGCAGGCCCACGTGATCGACGGGCGGATGCCGCACTCGGTGCTGCTCGAAGTCTTCACCAGCGAGGGAGTCGGAACGATGGTGACGCCGTGA
- the argJ gene encoding bifunctional glutamate N-acetyltransferase/amino-acid acetyltransferase ArgJ, translating to MSVTSPQGFRASGVVAGIRTGDGPDLALVVNDGPQHTAAGVFTRNKVKAAPVLWSQQVLATGRLRAVVLNAGNANACTGPEGFQTAHATAEEAARLLGCGAIEVAVCSTGLIGSQLPRDNVLAGVVAAHDALGADAAAGLAAATAVLTTDTVAKEAAHADAAGWRLGGFTKGAGMIAPSMATMLTVVTTDAVVDAPVLDAALRAAVRMSFDRLDIDGCMSTNDTVLLLASGASGVVPDTEAFTAALTDLCKDLARQMQADAEGVTKRITVRVTGAASEDDAVTVARTVARDSLVKTALFGSDPNWGRIAAAVGYADAAVDPDRIDVTINGVLLCQGGVAAGDRSAADLKGADILVEIALGLGDGTAEILTTDLSHGYVEENSAYSS from the coding sequence GTGAGCGTGACGAGCCCCCAGGGCTTCCGGGCGTCCGGTGTCGTCGCCGGCATCCGCACGGGCGACGGGCCCGATCTCGCCCTCGTGGTCAACGACGGACCGCAGCACACCGCCGCCGGTGTCTTCACCCGCAACAAGGTCAAGGCCGCTCCCGTCCTGTGGTCGCAGCAGGTCCTGGCCACCGGCCGGCTGCGCGCGGTCGTCCTCAACGCCGGCAACGCCAACGCCTGCACCGGCCCGGAGGGCTTCCAGACCGCCCACGCCACCGCGGAGGAGGCCGCCCGGCTGCTCGGGTGCGGCGCGATCGAGGTCGCGGTGTGCTCCACCGGCCTGATCGGCTCCCAGCTGCCCCGCGACAACGTCCTCGCCGGTGTCGTCGCCGCGCACGACGCGCTCGGTGCCGACGCCGCGGCCGGCCTGGCCGCCGCCACCGCCGTGCTGACCACCGACACCGTCGCCAAGGAGGCCGCGCACGCCGACGCAGCAGGCTGGCGCCTCGGCGGCTTCACCAAGGGCGCCGGGATGATCGCGCCGTCGATGGCCACGATGCTGACGGTCGTCACCACCGACGCCGTGGTCGACGCGCCCGTCCTGGACGCGGCCCTGCGCGCAGCGGTGCGCATGAGCTTCGACCGCCTCGACATCGACGGCTGCATGTCCACCAACGACACGGTGCTGCTGCTCGCCTCCGGTGCGTCCGGGGTCGTCCCGGACACCGAGGCGTTCACCGCCGCGCTGACCGACCTGTGCAAGGACCTGGCGCGGCAGATGCAGGCCGACGCGGAGGGCGTCACGAAGCGGATCACCGTGCGCGTCACGGGCGCCGCCTCCGAGGACGACGCCGTCACGGTCGCCCGCACCGTGGCCCGCGACAGCCTCGTCAAGACGGCCCTGTTCGGCTCGGACCCGAACTGGGGCCGCATCGCCGCCGCCGTCGGGTACGCCGACGCGGCCGTCGACCCCGACCGGATCGACGTCACGATCAACGGCGTGCTGCTCTGCCAGGGCGGCGTGGCCGCCGGCGACCGGTCCGCCGCCGACCTCAAGGGCGCGGACATCCTCGTCGAGATCGCGCTCGGCCTCGGCGACGGCACCGCGGAGATCCTCACCACCGACCTGTCGCACGGCTACGTGGAGGAGAACAGTGCGTACTCCTCTTGA
- the argC gene encoding N-acetyl-gamma-glutamyl-phosphate reductase — translation MRMARVAVAGASGYAGGELLRLLLGHPDVEIGALTAGGSAGTRLGAHQPHLLPLADRVLEDTTAETLAGHDVVFLALPHGKSAELAAQLGADTVVIDCGADHRLADPAAWERWYGGTHAGSWPYGLPELPGARDALRGAKRVAVPGCYPTAVNLAMAPAFAAGIAEPEVVVTAVTGTSGAGRSLKPHLLGAEVMGSLSAYGVGGVHRHTPEMVQNLSAAAGAPVTVSFTPVLAPLPRGILATCTARTSVPAAEAVEVYAKAYADEPFVHLLPDATWPTTAATLGANTVLLQVTVDPDAGRLVVVAAIDNLTKGTAGGAIQCMNLALGLTETTGLPVTGVAP, via the coding sequence ATGCGCATGGCGCGGGTAGCGGTGGCAGGCGCGAGCGGGTACGCCGGGGGAGAGCTCCTCCGGCTGCTGCTCGGGCATCCGGACGTGGAGATCGGGGCACTCACAGCGGGCGGGAGCGCGGGCACGCGCCTGGGGGCGCACCAGCCCCATCTGCTCCCGCTGGCCGACCGCGTGCTGGAGGACACCACAGCCGAGACCCTCGCGGGCCATGACGTCGTCTTCCTCGCGCTGCCGCACGGGAAGTCCGCCGAGCTGGCCGCGCAGCTCGGTGCCGACACGGTCGTGATCGACTGCGGCGCCGACCACCGGCTCGCCGACCCGGCCGCGTGGGAGCGCTGGTACGGCGGCACGCACGCCGGTAGCTGGCCGTACGGCCTGCCCGAGCTGCCCGGTGCCCGGGACGCGCTCCGGGGTGCGAAGCGGGTCGCCGTCCCCGGCTGCTACCCGACGGCGGTGAACCTGGCGATGGCCCCGGCCTTCGCCGCCGGCATCGCAGAACCCGAGGTCGTCGTCACGGCCGTCACGGGTACGTCGGGCGCGGGCAGGTCGCTCAAGCCGCACCTGCTCGGTGCCGAGGTGATGGGCTCGCTGTCCGCCTACGGGGTGGGTGGAGTGCACCGGCACACCCCGGAGATGGTGCAGAACCTGTCCGCCGCGGCCGGCGCGCCGGTCACCGTGAGCTTCACGCCCGTCCTCGCCCCGCTGCCCCGCGGCATCCTCGCCACCTGCACCGCGCGCACGAGCGTGCCGGCGGCCGAGGCGGTCGAGGTCTACGCGAAGGCGTACGCCGACGAGCCCTTCGTGCACCTGCTCCCCGATGCCACCTGGCCGACAACGGCAGCCACGCTCGGGGCCAACACCGTCCTGCTGCAGGTCACGGTCGACCCGGACGCCGGCCGGCTGGTCGTCGTCGCCGCGATCGACAACCTCACCAAGGGCACAGCCGGCGGCGCGATCCAGTGCATGAACCTGGCGCTCGGCCTCACCGAGACCACCGGCCTGCCGGTGACGGGGGTGGCCCCGTGA
- a CDS encoding arginine repressor: MTTGTRAARQARIVELIRDRAVHSQTELLGLLESEGIATTQATLSRDLDELGALKVRGAYVVPDDGSPVRGVEGGTARLAKLLGDLLVSADASGNLAVLRTPPGGAHYLASALDRAALHDVVGTIAGDDTLLVVAREPLTGAQLVARLREL; encoded by the coding sequence ATGACCACGGGGACGCGCGCGGCCCGCCAGGCTCGGATCGTGGAGCTGATCCGGGACCGGGCCGTGCACAGCCAGACCGAGCTGCTCGGGCTGCTGGAGTCCGAGGGCATCGCCACCACGCAGGCCACGCTCTCCCGCGACCTCGACGAGCTGGGCGCGCTCAAGGTCCGCGGCGCGTACGTGGTCCCCGACGACGGCAGCCCGGTGCGCGGGGTCGAGGGCGGCACGGCGCGGCTCGCCAAGCTGCTGGGGGACCTGCTGGTCTCCGCGGACGCGAGTGGGAACCTCGCGGTCCTGCGCACCCCGCCCGGTGGCGCCCACTATCTTGCGAGCGCGCTCGACCGCGCCGCCCTGCACGACGTCGTCGGCACGATCGCAGGCGACGACACCCTCCTGGTGGTGGCCCGCGAGCCGCTCACCGGCGCCCAACTCGTCGCGCGCCTGCGCGAGCTGTAG
- a CDS encoding DNA alkylation repair protein: MHEIVERLRADLAANANPAAAVEMQRYMKSAMPLRGVAKPAREQLLEAAVTAHPLAGPAELDTVVRELWDGAEFREERYLALSLAGHRRHVPWLDPSWVPLLRHWIVTGAWWDFTDEIASRRIGPLLRVHPAALPPVIRGWITDPDRWLRRTSVICQLQARDATDTALLTEAIEANLADPDFFLRKGIGWALRQHARVEPDWVRRFVDEHPDLSPLSRREALRRLGG; encoded by the coding sequence GTGCACGAGATCGTCGAGCGACTGAGGGCCGACCTCGCCGCGAACGCGAACCCGGCGGCTGCCGTTGAGATGCAGCGGTACATGAAGTCGGCGATGCCGTTGCGCGGGGTCGCGAAGCCGGCGCGCGAGCAGCTGCTCGAGGCCGCGGTCACCGCGCACCCGCTCGCAGGCCCCGCGGAGCTGGACACCGTCGTGCGGGAGCTGTGGGACGGCGCCGAGTTCCGGGAGGAGCGCTACCTCGCCCTGTCGCTCGCGGGGCACCGCCGGCACGTGCCGTGGCTCGACCCGTCGTGGGTGCCGCTGCTGCGGCACTGGATCGTCACGGGCGCGTGGTGGGACTTCACGGACGAGATCGCGAGCCGCCGGATCGGCCCGCTCCTACGGGTCCACCCCGCGGCGCTGCCCCCCGTGATCCGGGGCTGGATCACCGACCCCGACCGCTGGCTGCGCCGCACGTCCGTGATCTGCCAGCTGCAGGCCCGCGACGCCACGGACACGGCGCTGCTCACCGAGGCGATCGAGGCCAACCTCGCCGACCCCGACTTCTTCCTCCGCAAGGGCATCGGCTGGGCCCTGCGCCAGCACGCCCGCGTCGAGCCGGATTGGGTCCGCAGGTTCGTGGACGAGCACCCGGACCTCTCCCCGCTCTCCCGCCGCGAGGCCCTGCGCCGCCTCGGCGGCTGA
- the argF gene encoding ornithine carbamoyltransferase, producing MPRHLLRDDDLTPDEQREVLDLADAMKADRFAQRPLEGPKAVAVLFDKPSTRTRISFEVGIAQLGGTPLIVDAQASQLGRGETIGDTARVLSRYVDAIVWRTGDQSRIEEMAAGSSVPVVNALTDQFHPCQVLADLQTVRERFGRLAGLTLTYLGDGANNMAHSLLLGGATAGMHVRICAPEGFQPDGGVVRDAKDRASDTGGGVELVADPHAAVDGADVVVTDTWVSMGQEHDGLDRAAPFRPLQVNGALLERAADGAIVLHCLPAHRGDEITDEVLDGPASAVWDEAENRLHAQKAMLSWLLRQA from the coding sequence ATGCCTAGGCACCTCCTGCGCGACGACGACCTGACGCCCGACGAGCAGCGGGAGGTCCTCGACCTCGCCGACGCGATGAAGGCCGACCGGTTCGCCCAGCGCCCCCTCGAAGGGCCGAAGGCCGTCGCCGTGCTGTTCGACAAGCCGTCCACCCGCACCCGGATCTCGTTCGAGGTGGGGATCGCGCAGCTCGGCGGCACCCCGCTGATCGTCGACGCCCAGGCGAGCCAGCTCGGCCGCGGCGAGACGATCGGCGACACCGCCCGCGTGCTGTCGCGCTACGTCGACGCGATCGTGTGGCGCACCGGCGACCAGTCCCGGATCGAGGAGATGGCCGCCGGATCGTCCGTGCCGGTCGTCAACGCGCTGACCGACCAGTTCCACCCGTGCCAGGTACTGGCCGACCTGCAGACGGTCCGCGAGCGGTTCGGCCGCCTCGCCGGCCTCACGCTCACCTACCTCGGCGACGGGGCCAACAACATGGCGCACTCCCTGCTCCTCGGGGGCGCCACGGCCGGCATGCACGTCCGGATCTGCGCCCCCGAGGGCTTCCAGCCCGACGGCGGCGTGGTGCGCGACGCGAAGGACCGGGCGTCCGACACCGGTGGGGGCGTGGAGCTGGTCGCCGACCCGCACGCCGCGGTCGACGGCGCGGACGTGGTCGTCACCGACACCTGGGTGTCGATGGGCCAGGAGCACGACGGCCTCGACCGGGCGGCGCCGTTCCGGCCGCTGCAGGTCAACGGGGCCCTGCTGGAACGGGCGGCCGACGGCGCGATCGTCCTGCACTGCCTGCCCGCCCATCGCGGCGACGAGATCACCGACGAGGTGCTCGACGGCCCGGCCAGCGCCGTGTGGGACGAGGCCGAGAACCGGCTGCACGCACAGAAGGCAATGCTCTCGTGGCTGCTCCGACAGGCATGA
- a CDS encoding helix-turn-helix transcriptional regulator: MANTSSRTLRLLSLLQTHRYWPGPELAVRLGVSVRTLRRDIDRLRELGYPVEASRGVDGGYQLAAGAALPPLVLDDEEAVALAVGLQAAAHGGVAGIAESSVRALTKVVQVMPPRLRRRVDALRAMTVPVTWGSAAPSTDPAVLTALAQACRDTERLEFGYTARSGERTDRHVEPLRLVSLGRRWYLVAYDLGRHDWRSFRVDRIDAPRTTGARFLPRSLPAEDAAAFVRASTDQVPGWTVEVLVAAPTARVRKMVERWGTVDDAGDGRCRLTMRVDSLDWPAMLLGAIGADFEVVSPPELLDHVRGWARTFERATGPA, translated from the coding sequence ATGGCCAACACGAGCTCGCGGACGCTGCGGCTGCTGTCGCTGCTGCAGACCCACCGGTACTGGCCGGGGCCCGAGCTGGCAGTACGGCTCGGCGTCTCGGTGCGGACGCTGCGGCGCGACATCGACCGCCTCCGCGAGCTCGGCTACCCCGTCGAGGCGAGCCGCGGCGTCGACGGCGGGTACCAGCTCGCCGCGGGCGCCGCCCTCCCGCCGCTCGTGCTGGACGACGAGGAGGCCGTCGCCCTGGCGGTCGGGTTGCAGGCCGCCGCCCACGGCGGGGTGGCGGGGATCGCCGAGTCGTCGGTGCGCGCGCTCACCAAGGTCGTGCAGGTGATGCCGCCCCGGCTGCGGCGCCGCGTGGACGCGCTGCGGGCCATGACCGTCCCGGTGACCTGGGGCAGCGCGGCACCCAGCACCGACCCGGCCGTGCTCACCGCACTCGCCCAGGCCTGCCGGGACACCGAGCGGCTCGAGTTCGGCTACACCGCGAGGTCCGGGGAGCGCACCGACCGGCACGTCGAACCGCTGCGGCTCGTGTCGCTCGGCCGCCGCTGGTACCTCGTCGCCTACGACCTCGGCCGCCACGACTGGCGCAGCTTCCGCGTCGACCGGATCGACGCACCGCGGACCACGGGCGCCCGGTTCCTCCCCCGCTCGCTGCCGGCCGAGGACGCCGCCGCATTCGTGCGCGCGTCGACGGACCAGGTACCCGGCTGGACCGTGGAGGTGCTGGTCGCCGCCCCCACCGCGCGCGTGCGGAAGATGGTGGAGCGCTGGGGCACCGTCGACGACGCGGGCGACGGCCGCTGCCGGCTGACCATGCGCGTCGACTCGCTGGACTGGCCGGCCATGCTGCTCGGGGCGATCGGCGCCGACTTCGAGGTGGTCTCCCCGCCCGAGCTGCTCGACCACGTCCGCGGCTGGGCCCGGACGTTCGAGCGCGCCACGGGACCTGCCTGA